The genomic segment CGTTATGTCTACCGAccgtttttttagttatatatatttcatataaagaGAAAAGATatcattgtttaaatattcGAACCCGTAATTATGttccataggtacctaattaaatgtattagttattttgacatttataaaatattatctaataccaGTAATACCTATAAcgtgtatagtacctaattgcAAAGTCAAGTAGGTTTGACGGATANNNNNNNNNNNNNNNNNNNNNNNNNNNNNNNNNNNNNNNNNNNNNNNNNNTCAGAGTCCGACTCAGTAAGTGCGTTGGGTTTGCAATGGCAACCAAGCACAGATAGCTTTCGATTTGTCATGAGACCATGGACTCCACCTAAGCGAATGACTAAGCGTAGTTTATTGTCAGATATCAATAGTATTTATGACCCCATTGGTTTGATTACCCCAGTACTCATCAAGGGGAAGATCTTTTTACAGCAGTTATGGAGTCTGAAAATCGACTGGGATGAAGTATTATCAGATGACATTTGTTCAAGGTGGACAACCTTCTATTCCAGTCTCCATCAACTTGTTGATTTGGCAGTACCTAGAAAGGTGTTACTCGCCGATGTTGTCACTCTTCAAATACACGGCTTTTGCGATGCATCTCAACTGGCATTTGGTGCATGTGTGTATCTGAGGTCAGTCGCACGTGACGGCAGTGTGTATGTACATTTGTATACATCGAAGTCCAGGGTTGCACCAATGAAGGCAACAACCATACCGAGGCTCGAATTATGCGGCGCTGTGACAGTAGCCGAACTTGTTCTTGAAGTTCAAGCCGAATTACGTCAGTTAGATGTCACAGTCTCACCTACCAATGTGTTTTTATGGAGTGATTCCACAATCGTTCTGGCATGGATTGCTAGCGCTAGTTTATTTCAGGTGTATGTGTCAAATCGTATTGCGCGTATTCGAGACTTATCAACTACACACCAATGGCACCACGTCCCAACAAACGATAATCCTGCGGATGTAATTTCACGAGGCATTGATGTGCATACAATCTCAGTCTCCTCCCTTTGGTGGCATGGGCCACGATGGTTAAGTCAAGAGTCAGGTACCTGGCCAGACTGCCCAGCGTTACCAACAGAAATGCCTGAAGTGAAACCTGTGAAATTTGTCTTAGCAGCATCCTGCGTAGCTTCACCTTGGTTGTTAGAATCATATTCAGATTGGATGAAGGTTCTGCGGATCTCAGCTCTTGTTATGCGGTTTATTTCAAATTGTCGGATAAAAGCAGAATATAAGGAAAATCGGTGTGTCGGGTTCATCCTATCGCAAGAGTTACAAGAAGCAGTTCTGAATTCACGGCCATTGACACCACTGTCAAGCGATCCTTCCGATTTTAATGCATTGACAGCTGGCCATTTTTTGGTTGGTGGTCCATTGCAGCTCCCACCTGAGCCAGATTGTACAGGCATTCCACAGAACCGGCTGCGTAGGTTCAAACTCATGCAAGCCCAAACACAGAATTTTTGGAAAAGATGGTCTGCCGAGTATTTGCCTCAGTGTCAACGACGTGGCAAATGGACTAAACTCACGCGGAACATTGAGGTAGGAGATTTAGCAGTGTTGAAGAACGACAACAGCCCACCACTGCAATGGGACCTAGTTCGTGTCATCAAAATTCATCCAGGTCTTGATGGAATCGTGCGAGCTGTCACGGTACGAAATTCATCGGGATCCGAGTTTAAGCGTCCAGCAACCAAATTGGCTGTTCTACCCACTGAAAATGATGAAGTCGAAGAAGGACAGAACGTGTCATAATTCTATCACATTGTATTCTTGGTttcatttgtaaatattgttcaGTATTCGTTGTGTTTTGTTTCTTCAAATTGTCGTATATAGTCAAAGTCATTTAGTccacaatttttgtaatttttgaaaggCATATCCCTTTCAAAAGGGGGGAATATGTTTGCGCCGCAAACAGGgctcggtgtgtgtgtgtggatgtTAGTGACGATAGTATCGCTGCTATCATCTTTCATGTGTTCTTGTTATCTGGTGTGTTGTGTTTTGCTCACCAGAGGCAAGAACTCCAAGTTATGTTATCAAATTCGTTATATTGTCATTTTGTAATTGTATCTTTGCTCTCTTCTCTGTTGACACTTGAACAGCACGGTGCTCcacttttaatgaaaaaaggccaagtgttcaaagttcaaaagcCACATGTCGGCATTGTATGAGGTTATGTTTTTCTCATATTCAtcatgattttttgttttttcgtcgGATCATCGTGCCTGTGTGACGCCGACCACAATCTACGTTTTTGGTTTTGTACAGTGCAATTGTGTATCATCATACATTTTCTGGTaactatgtaaatataagttCACCTTTTTCTAACTGGTTTTTTCCCTATCTAGGGTGGTCAAATCATCGGCGAATAGTGTGTGGTTGTTTGTCATGTTTTGGTCGCATCAATGTTCCCGCATCGGCGGCACCGTTTGTCAGTAGTATGTTTTGTGAGTATTGGTCGACCATTTTTGTTCACATTTGTATAACAGCCGACGGGCtctagtcatattattattgttatcgccAGCAGgctcatagtattattattgttgtaatttgcCATCAGGCATACTTTATCATTGTTGTTAGCCGGAaggctcatattattattgttgtaattagcCATCAGGCATACTTTATTATCGTTATAGCCAGCAGGTTCATGTtcaattgttgttgtttttttttttatttattattagtgttagCCAACCAGGCTCATTgttcaattgtattttacatgattcttaaattataatatatgattattaccTTACTAgtcaagttattaattattcaacagGCGTGAGGGTGTACTAGTTGTTTCACTTTGATACAACAAGCATCGAGCGCGCATTCATTTTTTGGTGACCTCGACGTGATATAGTTAAttctttttatcaatttattcaaTGTGTGTTAAACTAGTAAGTGTAATAGTCAGATTATTGTAGTATAGTTAATCACTGCAACAATCAAAATTTGTAAACCATAGACTGACAGTACACTGACAGTACTAGGAGTTTATGTTAAGTCaatcaattattgttttgtaggtTAAATCAGTCACAAATCACCGTggttattttagttaattttgtattgtctgAACTTGTATTTTctatttggttttttattgtGAGATAAGCACTTGGTGCATAACAATCTTTTGTAAATCAGCTATGGGTGGCAAAGCGTTGAAAAGAAAACTGAAGACCATTGCCTCTGAACTTGCAGCATTACTATCATTCAGCTCTCAGTTTGATGTTTCAACTGGCAACATCAACGAAGTGCGTGTAAGGTTGGAAAGCTTGCCTGATATCTCTGAGAGATTTGAACTGCTTCAAACCGAGTTAGAGAACCTGGAGGAACAAGTCACTGATGAACAACGCATTAACGAACGATTGACACATAAAGAGCTCCTATTTAGTGTCAAAGCATCTCTAATGAGTATTGTAGATTCCAGGCAGGAGAATAGTCCAAGCTCTCTATCAGTCAGTGAGATTACCAGACATGACGGTGAGAGTTCAATGAGACTCCCGCCAATCGATGCTCCAAAATTCAATGGCGATTGGCAGATGTGGACGTCCTTCATTGACTCATTCAATGCTATGTTCCATACCAACCGGAAACTAGCCCCAGTTCAACGGTTGCAGTATCTAAAAAGTTGCCTAGAAGGACAGGCTAGTGAGGTCATTAGGTCAATCCCGACAACCGGAGAAAACTATCTACAAGCCTACAATACACTGATTAACAGGTATGAAAACAAAGGTGCTATTGTACAGTCACACATCCGGTCACTATTCGAAACACCAAAAGTCCATACTGCATCAGCCACAGAGCTCCAAAATCTCCATCATCAAATCATGTCTAATGTCAACTCGCTAAAGGCTTTAGGTCAACCAGTTGAGTCCTGGGATGCGTGGTTGGTTACTTTGATCTGTAGTCGCATGGACAGCGCCACAGTGGGAGAGTGGCAGCTACATTACAACAAAAAGGACTTGCCATCCTTTACTGAAATTGAATCGTTCTTGTTTAACAGAATCGCTGCTTATGAAGCTGGTGAGTTGAACGGCCACAAGGTTGATTCCAACCCAGTGTCTACAAAGTTGATCCCAGCATCGTTCAACAAACAAAAACTGTCTAAATTCAACGACAAGAAAATTCTTGTTGTCAAATATAATGAAAGTAAGCCTAAGTGTGTCTCATGTAACTctgaacattatttatttcaatgtatGAAGTTCAAAAATTTGTCAATTGAGGAACGCAGagaaattgtattcaaaaatcGGCTGTGTTTCAACTGCTTACGGTCTGATCACCAAGTGCGTCAATGCAGATCGTCATCATGCACTCAATGTGGGAAAAGACACAACACTTTGTTGCATCTCAGCTATGAAGAGCAGGAGGTAGATGAGCACCGTAATGACGATATCCAGTCAGCTCAGGGGTCAAGTAGCGCGCCACCCAACGTAGTCGGCTGCGGGATGGTAAATAGCACAATACATTGCAAGCCAACTATTCAGGTGGTATTGGCTACGGCTGTGGTGTTTGTGTATGATGCCGCAGGTAATGTGATGCGTTGTAGGGCAGTGCTTGATTCAGGATCACAGTTGTGTTTCATCACTAATAAAATGGCTCGACGCCTTGGGTTACAGATGGTCAACAATAATGTACCTATCATTGGCATCGGACAGTCAAAATCATCTATCAGCAAATGTTGTATGGGTACGGTGCAGTCTCGGTTTGGCCAGACACAGTTCCAATTGCAACTTCATGTGTTACCTACTATCACCGGCGACCTTCCAACACAGAGTTTTGATACAACTCATTTAAACATTCCTCGTGCAATACAATCAAATTTAGCTGATCCTGAGTACAACAAAGCTGGGACTGTCGACATGTTACTTGGtgctgaaatattttttgatattctaAGGCAAGACAAACACATAGTGTCAGACCATGCTGCATTCCAGGACACTGTGTTTGGGTGGATGTTGGTTGGTAAAGTACTCACCCAATCATCTCTGGTTACACTGGTGCGTCCGGTCATAAATCAATGCTCTGCGTTATCGTTATTCACAACGACAGTGTCTAGACGGTTATGCGAAGAGGAGGAAGCTGTGGAACGTCATTTCACACAGACCATTCATAGAAATGAAAGAGGACAATTTGTGGTCCGACTTCCGCTGAAGGAACATCCCTTGTGTATAGGAAATACAAGCATTATTGCCAGGAAACGATTTCTTAATCTCGAACAAAAGTTGACCAAAGACAAGGTATTGTCAAATGAATACGATAAATTTTTGATGGAGTACTTGAATTTAGGGCACATGGAAAAAATGGGACAATTCAATGAAACGCAATCCAACGGATATTACATACCCCACCATGCAGTCTTCAAAAGCACCAGTACAACCACCAAGTTACGAGTAGTGTTCGATGCATCTACTATAGGTTCAGCAGGAAAATCGTTGAACGACTTGCTCATGAAAGGTCCAGTTGTCCAACCTACATTGTATTCCACATTGTTGCGTTTTCGAGTCCATCAAGTAGCTCTCACAGCAGATATAGAGAAAATGTATCGGCAAATACTGGTTCACAATGACGACTGTCAGCtacaaaaaatagtttatcgGTCAAAGCCAACGGACGTGCTCCAAGAGTTTATGTTGAAAACAGTAACTTATGGGACAAAAACTGCCCCGTACTTAGCCACCAGGTGCCTAGTTCAGTTGGGGAACACATGTAATGATTCAGACTTAGCAAGAATCATTCAAAGGGACTTCTATGTAGATGATTTGTTGACAGGAGCAGACACTGATGAACAATGTcatgttatttttgaaaaactcaCCAGTGTGCTTAACAGCGCCCAACTACCACTAAGGAAGTGGTGCTCGAATTCATCAACGCTCTTGTCCTGGTTACCTACCACCACCACCGATGATAACTACATAATAACATTGTCAGAGTCCGACTCAGTAAGTGCGTTGGGTTTGCAATGGCAACCAAGCACAGATAGCTTTCGATTTGTCATGAGACCATGGACTCCACCTAAGCGAATGACTAAGCGTAGTTTATTGTCAGATATCAATAGTATTTATGACCCCATTGGTTTGATTACCCCAGTACTCATCAAGGGGAAGATCTTTTTACAGCAGTTATGGAGTCTGAAAATCGACTGGGATGAAGTATTATCAGATGACATTTGTTCAAGGTGGACAACCTTCTATTCCAGTCTCCATCAACTTGTTGATTTGGCAGTACCTAGAAAGGTGTTACTCGCCGATGTTGTCACTCTTCAAATACACGGCTTTTGCGATGCATCTCAACTGGCATTTGGTGCATGTGTGTATCTGAGGTCAGTCGCACGTGACGGCAGTGTGTATGTACATTTGTATACATCGAAGTCCAGGGTTGCACCAATGAAGGCAACAACCATACCGAGGCTCGAATTATGCGGCGCTGTGACAGTAGCCGAACTTGTTCTTGAAGTTCAAGCCGAATTACGTCAGTTAGATGTCACAGTCTCACCTACCAATGTGTTTTTATGGAGTGATTCCACAATCGTTCTGGCATGGATTGCGAGCACTAGTTTATTTCAGGTGTATGTGTCAAATCGTATTGCGCGTATTCGAGACTTATCAACTACACACCAATGGCACCACGTCCCAACAAACGATAATCCTGCGGATGTAATTTCACGAGGCATTGATGTGCATACAATCTCAGTCTCCTCCCTTTGGTGGCATGGGCCACGATGGTTAAGTCAAGAGTCAGGTACCTGGCCAGACTGCCCAGCGTTACCAACAGAAATGCCTGAAGTGAAACCTGTGAAATTTGTCTTAGCAGCATCCTGCGTAGCTTCACCTTGGTTGTTAGAATCATATTCAGATTGGATGAAGGTTCTGCGGATCTCAGCTCTTGTTATGCGGTTTATTTCAAATTGTCGGATAAAAGCAGAATATAAGGAAAATCGGTGTGTCGGGTTCATCCTATCGCAAGAGTTACAAGAAGCAAGAAATCACTGGTTGCGACAAGCTCAAGCAGTAGCATTTTCTGAAGAGTATTCtttgttaaaaaacaaacaacaagTTTCCCGTCGCAGTTGCTTAAAACAGTTAAGTCCGTTCATAGACGAGGCTGGGCTGATTCGTGTTGGAGGTCGTTTGATGAATGCTGCTATATCAAACTCCAGGAAGCATCCCATCATATTACCATCCGCTAGCCAAGTTACTCGGttactatttaaatatgaacATGTCAGACTATTGCATGTGGGACCGTTGGCATTATTAGCGCATATCAACAATCATTATTGGGTTATTAGAGGTCGATGCATTGCGAGATCCACTGTAAGGCGCTGCATTCAATGTTTTAGAACCAGTCCCAGATTTGTATCCCCATTTATGGCACCGCTTCCACGTGAAAGAGTGACCATCGCAAGACCGTTTGCACGAACTGGTGTAGACTATTGTGGCCCGGTTATGGTGCGAAGTGGATTAAGGAAAGTCATTCCTCTGAAAAGTTACGTGTGTGTCTTCATCTGTTTAGTAACTAGAGCAATACATCTCGAGTTAGTGTCTTCATTGTCAGCAGACGATTTCATTAGCACCTTGTCCAAATTTATGGCTCGCCGTGGGCAATGTCGAGAATTGTTCAGCGACAATGGTACCAACTTTGTCGGCGCTGATCGAATCCTGCAAACTCATATTCAGGAATGCCAAAAGAGTACCAAAGTACACAACTTTTTATCCAGCCAAAGCATTGACTGGCATTTCATACCACCGGCAGCACCTCACTTTGGTGGTATCTGGGAGGCTGCGGTCAAATCAGCCAAAAAACATTTGTTACGTGTGTCCAAAGGCGTTATGATGACATTTGATGAGACTACCACATTGCTATGCCGCATAGAAGCAGTTCTGAATTCACGGCCATTGACACCACTGTCAAGCGATCCTTCCGATTTTAATGCATTGACAGCTGGCCATTTTTTGGTTGGTGGTCCATTGCAGCTCCCACCTGAGCCAGATTGTACAGGCATTCCACAGAACCGGCTGCGTAGGTTCAAACTCATGCAAGCCCAAACACAGAATTTTTGGAAAAGATGGTCTGCCGAGTATTTGCCTCAGTGTCAACGACGTGGCAAATGGACTAAACTCACGCGGAACATTGAAGTAGGAGATTTAGCAGTGTTGAAGAACGACAACAGCCCACCACTGCAATGGGACCTAGTTCGTGTCATCAAAATTCATCCAGGTCTTGATGGAATCGTGCGAGCTGTCACGGTACGAAATTCATCGGGATCCGAGTTTAAGCGTCCAGCAACCAAATTGGCTGTTCTACCCACTGAAAATGATGAAGTCGAAGAAGGACAGAACGTGTCATAATTCTATCACATTGTATTCTTGGTttcatttgtaaatattgttcaGTATTCGTTGTGTTTTGTTTCTTCAAATTGTCGTATATAGTCAAAGTCATTTAGTccacaatttttgtaatttttgaaaggCATATCCCTTTCAAAAGGGGGGAATATGTTTGCGCCGCAAACAGGgctcggtgtgtgtgtgtggatgtTAGTGACGATAGTATCGCTGCTATCATCTTTCATGTGTTCTTGTTATCTGGTGTGTTGTGTTTTGCTCACCAGAGGCAAGAACTCCAAGTTATGTTATCAAATTCGTTATATTGTCATTTTGTAATTGTATCTTTGCTCTCTTCTCTGTTGACACTTGAACAGCACGGTGCTCcacttttaatgaaaaaaggccaagtgttcaaagttcaaaagcCACATGTCGGCATTGTATGAGGTTATGTTTTTCTCATATTCAtcatgattttttgttttttcgtcgGATCATCGTGCCTGTGTGACGCCGACCACAATCTACGTTTTTGGTTTTGTACAGTGCAATTGTGTATCATCATACATTTTCTGGTaactatgtaaatataagttCACCTTTTTCTAACTGGTTTTTTCCCTATCTAGGGTGGTCAAATCATCGGCGAATAGTGTGTGGTTGTTTGTCATGTTTTGGTCGCATCAATGTTCCCGCATCGGCGGCACCGTTTGTCAGTAGTATGTTTTGTGAGTATTGGTCGAccatttttgttcaaatttgtataacaGCCGACGGGCtctagtcatattattattgttatcgccAGCAGgctcatagtattattattgttgtaatttgcCATCAGGCATACTTTATCATTGTTGTTAGCCGGAaggctcatattattattgttgtaattagcCATCAGGCATACTTTATTATCGTTATAGCCAGCAGGTTCATGTtcaattgttgttattttttttttatttattattagtgttagCCAACCAGGCTCATTgttcaattgtattttacatgattcttaaattataatatatgattattaccTTACTAgtcaagttattaattattcaacagGCGTGAGGGTGTACTTGTTGTTTCACTTTGATACAACAAGCATCGAGCGCGCATTCATTTTTTGGTGACCTCGACGTGATATAGTTAAttctttttatcaatttattcaaTGTGTGTTAATCTAGTAAGTGTAATAGTCAGATTATTGTAGTATAGTTAATCACTGCAACAATCAAAATTTGTAAACCATAGACTGACAGTACACTGACAGTACTAGGAGTTTATTTTAAGTCaatcaattattgttttgtaggtTAAATCAGTCACAAATCACCGTggttattttagttaattttgtattgtctgAACTTGTATTTTctatttggttttttattgtGAGATAAGCACTTGGTGCATAACAATCTTTTGTAAATCAGCTATGGGTGGCAAAGCGTTGAAAAGAAAACTGAAGACCATTGCCTCTGAACTTGCAGCATTACTATCATTCAGCTCTCAGTTTGATGTTTCAACTGGCAACATCAACGAAG from the Acyrthosiphon pisum isolate AL4f chromosome X, pea_aphid_22Mar2018_4r6ur, whole genome shotgun sequence genome contains:
- the LOC103308806 gene encoding uncharacterized protein LOC103308806; translated protein: MGGKALKRKLKTIASELAALLSFSSQFDVSTGNINEVRVRLESLPDISERFELLQTELENLEEQVTDEQRINERLTHKELLFSVKASLMSIVDSRQENSPSSLSVSEITRHDGESSMRLPPIDAPKFNGDWQMWTSFIDSFNAMFHTNRKLAPVQRLQYLKSCLEGQASEVIRSIPTTGENYLQAYNTLINRYENKGAIVQSHIRSLFETPKVHTASATELQNLHHQIMSNVNSLKALGQPVESWDAWLVTLICSRMDSATVGEWQLHYNKKDLPSFTEIESFLFNRIAAYEAGELNGHKVDSNPVSTKLIPASFNKQKLSKFNDKKILVVKYNESKPKCVSCNSEHYLFQCMKFKNLSIEERREIVFKNRLCFNCLRSDHQVRQCRSSSCTQCGKRHNTLLHLSYEEQEVDEHRNDDIQSAQGSSSAPPNVVGCGMVNSTIHCKPTIQVVLATAVVFVYDAAGNVMRCRAVLDSGSQLCFITNKMARRLGLQMVNNNVPIIGIGQSKSSISKCCMGTVQSRFGQTQFQLQLHVLPTITGDLPTQSFDTTHLNIPRAIQSNLADPEYNKAGTVDMLLGAEIFFDILRQDKHIVSDHAAFQDTVFGWMLVGKVLTQSSLVTLVRPVINQCSALSLFTTTVSRRLCEEEEAVERHFTQTIHRNERGQFVVRLPLKEHPLCIGNTSIIARKRFLNLEQKLTKDKVLSNEYDKFLMEYLNLGHMEKMGQFNETQSNGYYIPHHAVFKSTSTTTKLRVVFDASTIGSAGKSLNDLLMKGPVVQPTLYSTLLRFRVHQVALTADIEKMYRQILVHNDDCQLQKIVYRSKPTDVLQEFMLKTVTYGTKTAPYLATRCLVQLGNTCNDSDLARIIQRDFYVDDLLTGADTDEQCHVIFEKLTSVLNSAQLPLRKWCSNSSTLLSWLPTTTTDDNYIITLSESDSVSALGLQWQPSTDSFRFVMRPWTPPKRMTKRSLLSDINSIYDPIGLITPVLIKGKIFLQQLWSLKIDWDEVLSDDICSRWTTFYSSLHQLVDLAVPRKVLLADVVTLQIHGFCDASQLAFGACVYLRSVARDGSVYVHLYTSKSRVAPMKATTIPRLELCGAVTVAELVLEVQAELRQLDVTVSPTNVFLWSDSTIVLAWIASTSLFQVYVSNRIARIRDLSTTHQWHHVPTNDNPADVISRGIDVHTISVSSLWWHGPRWLSQESGTWPDCPALPTEMPEVKPVKFVLAASCVASPWLLESYSDWMKVLRISALVMRFISNCRIKAEYKENRCVGFILSQELQEARNHWLRQAQAVAFSEEYSLLKNKQQVSRRSCLKQLSPFIDEAGLIRVGGRLMNAAISNSRKHPIILPSASQVTRLLFKYEHVRLLHVGPLALLAHINNHYWVIRGRCIARSTVRRCIQCFRTSPRFVSPFMAPLPRERVTIARPFARTGVDYCGPVMVRSGLRKVIPLKSYVCVFICLVTRAIHLELVSSLSADDFISTLSKFMARRGQCRELFSDNGTNFVGADRILQTHIQECQKSTKVHNFLSSQSIDWHFIPPAAPHFGGIWEAAVKSAKKHLLRVSKGVMMTFDETTTLLCRIEAVLNSRPLTPLSSDPSDFNALTAGHFLVGGPLQLPPEPDCTGIPQNRLRRFKLMQAQTQNFWKRWSAEYLPQCQRRGKWTKLTRNIEVGDLAVLKNDNSPPLQWDLVRVIKIHPGLDGIVRAVTVRNSSGSEFKRPATKLAVLPTENDEVEEGQNVS